In Aspergillus fumigatus Af293 chromosome 2, whole genome shotgun sequence, a genomic segment contains:
- a CDS encoding putative GTP cyclohydrolase II, with protein MGDTTTATMPDAPSTQSSTSPTTPSTGYSKHIVLTTYPGQSGIDPVPLVWGAPDAKSRGPVIVTRSAGMLKRRNAIGAHGGSYSIYNALAIAAGDLDVNFRPDFRNSEPTFNFPWQPSWADKTKIVSMDPYGHDIVNQFREELEAGWDIRPTMAVTRANMKLAEIGEAVKNGQLGVDGSIVVDSSGEVRVTKVAVEPVWYLPGVAERFGVDEGTLRRTLFEHTGGSYPELITRPDLKVFLPPIGGLTVYIFGPPERVSDENVKLALRIHDECNGSDVFQSDICTCRPYLAFGIREAIREAQNGGSGVVIYFRKEGRALGEVVKYLVYNARKRGGDTADKYFTRTENIAGVRDMRFQALMPDILHWLGIKKIDRMLSMSNMKHDAIVQSGIKILKRVPIPEELIPSDSRVEIDAKINAGYFTTGKQYTMEELASVRGRGWEKWEDVTH; from the exons ATGGGGGACACAACGACAGCGACCATGCCGGATGCTCCGAGCACCCAGTCTTCTACATCCCCTACGACCCCGTCAACTGGTTACAGCAAGCACATCGTG TTGACCACCTACCCCGGTCAAAGTGGCATAGATCCCGTCCCCCTGGTATGGGGCGCGCCCGATGCCAAATCTCGTGGTCCGGTCATCGTCACCCGCAGTGCGGGGATGCTCAAGCGACGGAACGCCATAGGCGCCCACGGCGGCAGCTACAGCATCTACAACGCGCTGGCGATTGCGGCAGGAGACCTGGACGTGAACTTCCGTCCGGACTTCCGGAATAGTGAACCCACGTTTAACTTCCCCTGGCAACCTTCGTGGGCGGACAAGACAAAGATCGTCTCCATGGATCCGTATGGGCATGATATCGTCAACCAGTTCcgtgaggagctggaggctgGCTGGGATATCCGGCCTACGATGGCTGTTACGCGGGCAAATATGAAACTGGCGGAGATCGGGGAGGCCGTGAAGAATGGGCAGTTGGGTGTGGATGGGTCGATTGTCGTGGATTCATCGGGGGAGGTGCGCGTTACCAAGGTCGCGGTTGAGCCGGTCTGGTATTTGCCTGGTGTTGCGGAGCGGTTTGGGGTTGATGAGGGGACGCTGCGGCGGACCTTATTTGAGCATACGGGTGGCAGCTATCCGGAGTTGATCACCCGGCCTGATTTGAAGGTTTTCCTTCCTCCTATTGGGGGGTTGACTGTCTACATCTTCGGCCCGCCGGAGCGTGTGTCTGATGAGAATGTGAAGCTGGCGCTGCGGATTCATGATGAATGTAATGGAAGTGACGTCTTCCAGTCGGATATTTGCACGTGCCGGCCGTATCTCGCATTCGGTATTCGGGAAGCAATTCGCGAAGCTCAGAACGGGGGCAGTGGGGTTGTTATATATTTCCGGAAGGAAGGCCGTGCTCTGGGTGAAGTGGTCAAGTACCTTGTGTACAATGCTCGCAAGCGGGGTGGTGACACGGCCGACAAATATTTCACTCGGACAGAGAACATCGCTGGTGTGCGAGAT ATGCGCTTCCAAGCCCTCATGCCCGACATCCTTCATTGGCTTGggatcaagaagatcgaccGCATGTTGTCCATGTCGAACATGAAGCACGACGCCATCGTCCAGTCAGGAatcaagatcctcaagcgcGTGCCAATTCCGGAGGAGTTGATACCTAGCGATTCGCGCGTTGAGATTGATGCAAAGATCAATGCCGGCTACTTCACAACCGGTAAACAGTATACAATGGAAGAACTGGCCTCGGTAAGGGGACGCGGCTGGGAGAAATGGGAGGATGTCACG CATTAA
- a CDS encoding dihydrodipicolinate synthase family protein yields the protein MGSSQPPTVSPQPHVPKPGVWCPAVTFFDHTTDTLDLDSQKKYYAYLSKTGLAGLVILGTNSEAFLLTREERAQLIAAAREAVGPDYPLMAGVGAHSTKQTLELAADAAAAGANYLLVLPPAYFGKATTMSVVKRFFADVAARAPLPVIIYNFPGVCNGVDIDSETMTAIVRESAAASPSGVSNVVGVKLTCASVGKITRLAATFSQDEFAVYGGQSDFLLAGLSVGSAGCIAAFANVFPRTASRVYELYRAGKVDEAMALQQKAALAESPCKSGIAATKYATAVFSASQAGIEAAGEKLRPRTPYEEPGEGVKQLVREVMAEVAEIERSI from the coding sequence ATGGGCTCCTCACAACCCCCGACAGTCTCACCCCAACCCCACGTCCCCAAACCAGGCGTCTGGTGTCCCGCCGTAACCTTCTTCGACCACACCACTGACACCCTCGACCTCGACTCCCAAAAGAAATACTACGCCTACCTCTCCAAAACCGGCCTCGCCggcctcgtcatcctcggcaCAAACTCCGAAGCCTTCCTCCTCACCCGCGAAGAGCGCGCCCAGCTCATCGCCGCCGCCCGCGAGGCCGTCGGCCCAGACTACCCCCTCATGGCCGGCGTCGGCGCCCACTCCACCAAGCAGACGCTGGAGCTAGCAGCCGATGCGGCGGCCGCAGGCGCAAACTACCTCCTCGTGCTCCCGCCCGCATACTTCGGCAAGGCGACGACCATGAGCGTCGTGAAGCGGTTTTTCGCGGACGTAGCGGCGCGGGCTCCGTTGCCGGTTATCATCTACAATTTCCCCGGCGTGTGCAATGGAGTCGACATTGACTCTGAGACGATGACGGCGATCGTGCGCGAGTCCGCGGCCGCGAGCCCGAGCGGCGTATCGAACGTGGTCGGGGTCAAGCTCACCTGTGCATCGGTGGGGAAGATCACACGGCTGGCGGCGACGTTCTCGCAGGACGAGTTTGCGGTTTATGGGGGGCAGTCGGATTTCCTGCTCGCGGGGTTGAGTGTCGGGTCGGCTGGCTGCATTGCGGCGTTTGCGAATGTGTTTCCGCGGACGGCGTCGAGGGTGTATGAGCTGTACAGGGCTGGGAAGGTGGATGAGGCGATGGCGTTGCAGCAGAAGGCGGCGCTGGCAGAGAGTCCGTGTAAGAGTGGGATTGCAGCGACCAAGTATGCCACGGCGGTGTTTAGTGCGTCTCAGGCAGGGATTGAGGCGGCAGGGGAGAAGCTCCGGCCTCGGACGCCGTATGAGGAGCCGGGTGAAGGGGTGAAGCAGTTGGTGCGGGAGGTGATGGCGGAGGTGGCGGAGATTGAGAGAAGTATATAG
- the invB gene encoding glycoside hydrolase family 32 protein produces the protein MRASFILFSAAVAAAQTANYSGPLRPQVHFSPPSQFMNDPNGLFYDHKREVYHLYYQYNPSEIVAGNQHWGHATSKDLYHWTNHPIAIAPSQPGEWIYSGSAVMDSNNTSGFFPDQDDGVVAIYTLATETLQTQQIAYSRDGGYTFTKYENNPVLDIDSSQFRDPQVTWHPETQKWVMTIAYADDRVIGFYTSPNLKEWTHASNFTQSGLPGTQFECPNLVKFSVDDCDDSEDPTKWVLFISVNPGAPLGGSGTYYVVGSFNGTHFTSESPRETLYDFAKDNYASQWYSGIPEDEPPVSIGWASNWNYTQQVPTGPLEGWRSSMSLPKVHTLTKVDGSWVVTKEPFDGLDSVRGKQLKGKRSRNGDVTFDFKNVKSNAVAFDVKINGIPSSGATGQVYFNFTSSTSGEYVDGGLRLDNGFFWINRAGTHLFTQANSTGYWPVFNTTVKSYDHHKFTFSGVIDRSLLEVTLAEGVQTGTMSFYPTHPLDTLTVSGSDLSKKTSFRAKAWGLESGW, from the exons ATGCGTGCttctttcattctcttctctgctgCAGTGGCAGCGGCCCAAACAGCCAACTATTCCGGGCCTCTGCGGCCTCAGGTTCACTTCTCCCCTCCTTCTCAGTTCATGAATGACCCCAATGGGCTTTTCTATGATCACAAGAGGGAGGTTTATCACCTGTATTACCAAT ACAATCCTTCCGAGATTGTTGCAGGTAATCAGCACTGGGGCCACGCAACCAGCAAGGATTTGTACCACTGGACCAACCACCCCATTGCCATCGCCCCTAGCCAGCCGGGCGAGTGGATCTATTCCGGCTCGGCTGTGATGGACAGCAACAACACCTCGGGATTCTTCCCCGACCAGGACGACGGTGTAGTCGCTATCTACACTCTGGCTACTGAGACGCTACAGACGCAGCAAATCGCCTACTCCCGTGACGGCGGGTATACTTTCACCAAGTATGAAAACAACCCGGTTCTCGACATTGACTCCAGCCAGTTCCGTGACCCCCAGGTTACATGGCATCCCGAGACCCAGAAATGGGTCATGACCATTGCTTATGCGGATGATCGCGTCATTGGGTTCTACACGTCCCCCAATCTCAAGGAATGGACGCACGCCTCCAACTTCACCCAGTCAGGTTTGCCAGGAACGCAATTCGAATGCCCCAACCTCGTCAAGTTTTCAGTCGACGACTGCGACGACTCAGAGGACCCCACCAAGTGGGTGCTCTTCATTTCCGTCAACCCTGGAGCGCCACTCGGGGGCTCGGGAACCTACTATGTCGTTGGAAGCTTCAATGGAACCCATTTCACTTCGGAAAGCCCCCGCGAGACCCTCTATGACTTCGCCAAGGACAACTACGCCTCTCAGTGGTACTCTGGCATCCCCGAGGACGAGCCCCCGGTCTCCATCGGCTGGGCCAGCAACTGGAACTACACCCAGCAGGTGCCCACCGGCCCCCTCGaaggctggagaagctccaTGTCGCTGCCCAAAGTGCACACCCTGACCAAGGTCGACGGCTCCTGGGTCGTCACCAAAGAACCATTCGACGGATTGGACTCCGTCCGCGGGAAGCAACTCAAGGGTAAGCGCTCACGGAACGGCGATGTGACCTTTGACTTCAAAAACGTCAAATCCAATGCTGTCGCCTTCGACGTCAAGATCAACGGGATCCCCTCATCTGGCGCAACGGGCCAGGTCTACTTCAACTTCACCTCGTCGACGTCGGGCGAGTACGTCGATGGCGGTCTCCGATTGGACAACGGCTTCTTCTGGATCAACCGTGCGGGAACCCATCTGTTCACTCAGGCCAACAGCACCGGCTACTGGCCCGTCTTCAACACGACCGTCAAGTCCTACGACCACCACAAGTTCACCTTCTCCGGTGTCATTGATCGCTCCCTGCTCGAGGTCACCCTCGCCGAGGGTGTTCAAACTGGCACAATGAGTTTCTACCCAACCCATCCGCTGGATACCCTGACCGTGTCCGGCAGCGATCTGAGCAAGAAGACTTCTTTCCGTGCTAAGGCCTGGGGCTTGGAGAGCGGCTGGTAG